A single window of Halobacterium jilantaiense DNA harbors:
- a CDS encoding four-helix bundle copper-binding protein, translating to MSLAETVSEIDHLSDDQRDCIENCNEASEVCEWCADECLADDEMEECARLCRDVADLTSLHARFMARDSQYSGDLAAVCADACEACADECEQHDADHCQVCADVLRDCAETCRDMASA from the coding sequence ATGTCACTCGCAGAGACCGTCTCCGAAATCGACCACCTGAGCGACGACCAGCGCGACTGCATCGAGAACTGCAACGAGGCCAGCGAGGTCTGTGAGTGGTGCGCAGACGAGTGCCTCGCCGACGACGAGATGGAGGAGTGCGCCCGACTCTGCCGGGACGTCGCGGACCTCACCTCCCTGCACGCCCGCTTCATGGCGCGAGACTCCCAGTACAGCGGGGACCTCGCAGCAGTCTGCGCAGACGCCTGCGAGGCCTGCGCCGACGAGTGCGAGCAACACGACGCCGACCACTGCCAGGTCTGTGCCGACGTCCTCCGGGACTGCGCTGAGACCTGCCGCGACATGGCGAGTGCGTAG